In Athene noctua chromosome 8, bAthNoc1.hap1.1, whole genome shotgun sequence, a genomic segment contains:
- the BCL6 gene encoding B-cell lymphoma 6 protein has translation MASPADSCIQFTRHASDVLLNLNRLRSRDILTDVVIIVNREQFRAHKTVLMACSGLFYSIFTDQLKCNLNVINLDPEINPEGFCILLDFMYTSRLNLRENNIMAVMATALYLQMEHVVDTCRRFVKSSEAEMVSAVKSPREEFLAGRMLSHPEVMAYRSRDVSENGMPLQNGSLCNGRAFAPGLINSLSGSPISYHGYSPLPLNSFLVDDELREMRMPLSELSRAGAFPKERILPCDSSRTIPTEYMRTITDISANMCHATIYAPKEGAAEEARSDMHYSVASGPKPVVPSIRNNAYFSCDKVAKEEERTSSEDEISQHFEPTNTPLDRKGLISPQSPQKSDCQPNSPTESSSSKNARISQNSSSLFTKSPTDPKACNWKKYKFIVLNSLNQNTKQDSADQNEMGTLSPRTYMPMSTCQQSMEPEHLSVQSPTKMSVNGEDSTIPQASRLNNIVNRSRDGSPRSSEGQSPLYMHSSKCSSCGCQSPQHAEMCLHTPGSNFGEEIGETQSEYSDSSCENGAFFCNECDCRFSEEASLKRHSLQVHSDKPYKCDRCQASFRYKGNLASHKTVHTGEKPYRCNICGAQFNRPANLKTHTRIHSGEKPYKCETCGARFVQVAHLRAHVLIHTGEKPYPCEICGTRFRHLQTLKSHLRIHTGEKPYHCEKCNLHFRHKSQLRLHLRQKHGAITNTKVQYRISASEVPPELPKAC, from the exons ATGGCCTCACCAGCAGACAGCTGCATCCAGTTCACCCGCCATGCGAGCGATGTCCTCCTCAATCTCAACCGCCTTCGAAGCCGGGATATCCTGACTGATGTTGTCATCATCGTGAATCGGGAACAGTTCAGAGCCCACAAAACAGTCCTGATGGCCTGCAG TGGCCTCTTCTACAGCATCTTCACTGACCAGCTCAAGTGCAACTTGAATGTCATCAACCTGGATCCCGAAATTAACCCTGAGGGGTTTTGCATCCTCCTGGACTTCATGTATACATCCCGCCTGAACTTGAGGGAGAACAATATCATGGCTGTGATGGCCACAGCACTGTACCTGCAGATGGAGCACGTGGTTGATACCTGCCGAAGGTTTGTCAAGTCTAG TGAAGCAGAGATGGTGTCTGCTGTGAAGAGCCCAAGGGAAGAGTTTTTGGCTGGACGGATGCTGAGCCACCCAGAGGTGATGGCGTATCGGAGCAGAGATGTCTCTGAGAACGGCATGCCTCTCCAAAATGGGTCCCTCTGCAATGGGAGGGCCTTTGCACCTGGTTTGATCAATAGTTTGTCTGGATCCCCCATTTCATATCATGGATACAGCCCTCTCCCTCTAAATAGCTTCCTTGTGGATGATGAGTTGCGGGAGATGAGGATGCCTCTCTCCGAACTCTCGAGGGCAGGTGCCTTCCCCAAGGAGAGGATCCTGCCGTGTGACAGCTCCAGGACAATCCCCACCGAGTACATGAGAACCATTACCGACATCTCGGCCAACATGTGCCATGCTACCATCTATGCTCCAAAAGAAGGTGCTGCTGAAGAAGCCAGGAGTGACATGCACTACAGCGTAGCCTCTGGCCCCAAACCTGTCGTCCCTTCAATCCGGAACAATGCCTATTTCTCTTGTGACAAAGTGGCCAAAGAGGAGGAGCGGACCTCTTCAGAGGATGAGATCAGCCAGCACTTTGAGCCCACCAACACCCCCCTGGACCGCAAGGGACTCATCAGCCCTCAGAGCCCCCAGAAGTCAGACTGTCAGCCCAACTCGCCAACCGAGTCCAGCAGCAGCAAGAATGCCCGTATCAGCCAGAACTCCAGCTCCCTCTTCACCAAGAGCCCCACAGACCCCAAAGCCTGCAACTGGAAGAAGTACAAGTTCATAGTCCTCAACTCTCTCAATCAGAACACCAAGCAAGACAGTGCTGACCAGAATGAGATGGGAACCCTCTCTCCTCGCACCTACATGCCCATGTCCACTTGCCAGCAGTCCATGGAGCCAGAGCATCTCAGCGTGCAATCCCCCACCAAGATGAGTGTGAATGGAGAAGACTCTACTATCCCGCAAGCAAGCAGACTCAACAATATCGTTAACAG GTCCCGGGATGGGTCCCCCCGGAGCAGCGAAGGGCAGTCCCCACTGTACATGCATTCGTCGAAGTGCAGCTCCTGTGGCTGCCAGTCCCCACAACATGCTGAGATGTGCCTTCACACCCCTGGCTCAAACTTTGGAGAGGAGATTGGGGAAACCCAGTCTGAATACTCTGACTCCAGTTGCG aGAATGGAGCCTTCTTCTGCAACGAGTGTGACTGCCGGTTCTCTGAGGAGGCCTCTCTCAAGAGACACTCTCTGCAAGTCCACAGTGACAAGCCCTACAAGTGTGACCGTTGCCAGGCTTCCTTCCGCTACAAGGGGAACCTTGCCAGCCACAAAACTGTCCACACAG GAGAAAAGCCGTACCGCTGCAACATCTGCGGGGCACAGTTCAACCGGCCAGCCAACCTGAAAACCCACACACGCATCCACTCCGGAGAGAAACCCTACAAGTGCGAGACCTGCGGGGCCAGATTTGTTCAG GTGGCCCACCTCCGTGCTCATGTGCTCATTCACACTGGGGAGAAGCCGTACCCCTGCGAGATCTGTGGCACACGCTTCCGGCACCTGCAGACCCTCAAAAGTCACCTTCGAatccacacaggagagaaacCATATCAT TGTGAGAAGTGCAACCTGCATTTCCGCCACAAAAGCCAGCTGCGGCTTCACCTCCGGCAGAAGCACGGGGCCATCACCAACACCAAGGTGCAGTACCGCATCTCTGCGAGCGAGGTGCCTCCGGAGCTCCCCAAGGCCTGCTGA